The Anopheles gambiae chromosome 2, idAnoGambNW_F1_1, whole genome shotgun sequence genomic sequence GGCACCGGGTCGGTTGGAGCGCAGCTCCACCATGTTTCTTGCCAAATTGCCCGAATTCCAGCAGCACGACCGGAAGCCGCcggacgagcagcagcagcgcaaagGTGATTTCCTCAGCAAAAGCACCAACAGCAATCCCTTTCCGAAGATAGAGGACGTTGCGATGACTTACTTTCGGCCGCGGCGGGCCGCCGAGCTGGTGTACAAAAGTGGGTGGCGATCTTTGCAAAAATGATGACGATGAGGATGGGTGACCGTTGTGTTGCGCTATTACGCTTTCGTGTTTTGGAGAACATGTGAAGAGATTTTGAGAGAGATTGTTATttgattaatattttatttaccgTCTTTTCTTTTGTATAATAAACAATTACCTTTGAAAGCTCCTGTTAACCAATTGCATTAGCATAGTCTCACAAACAGATCACGGCCCTTGTATGCGGGCAGATTCATTGCGTACTTTTCCTCCACCTTGCCGGGCACGAACCGTCCACCAAGATAGTGCTTGGCGTTTACCAAATGTTTGGCGCACAGTTTCGGAGCCGTCAGCGAAATTAGACAGTCCGGCGTTATATCACAGTCCGTCTGGGGGCCCAACTCTACGTCCCAGCCGCTCGGTATGTCGACGCTTACGATCGGAAGCTTCGTCTTTTGCAGAACCTCCATGATCGGCCGGAAGGACTCCCGTACCGGTGGTTTAAAGCTGAACCCAAACAACGCATCCACAATCAGACCAAACTCTGCCTCCACCCATTCGCCGGCCGGACAGTCCACCGATACGGTGATGCCCATCGATTCGGCCTGATGTTGGAGATTTTTAAACAGCTCCTTGTCGGTTCGCTTCGGATAGTACACGTACGGTACGAAGCTCATCAACGAGAGATGTCGTGCGGCTACCAATCCGTCGCCTCCGTTGTTGCCCGGTCCACAGCAGATTAGAACCTTGGTTGAGATCAAACTGCAATGCAAACGAGTATGAGTTTTTAAAACGAAAATCCATGCACTTTGTTCATATATTGTTATACCTATCGGGGCTGTATGCATCGGCAATCGCATGGGCACAGCTAAGGCCGGCCAATTCCATCAGCTGATCGACGCTAAACTTGTACTCTTTGAACAGTTCCTCATCGACACTGATCGCTTCCTGCTGGTTAAGATATTTCATCGTGCCGTAGTGTGCCCTAGCAGTGGTCAGAATATGCTTATTGCTATGTCGGACTGTTTgctaaaatataataaaaatgataaaataccTTTCTGCTACAGGAACACCATTAAAATCACTCACAACTCTCGAGAAGAGCGCACAATTTCGCTTTATCACTCGCAACAACATACCGGCGCATTGTTTACATATTTGACAGTTTGCGTACCAACAGCCGCCTGCCAAAAGCGGCCAGCTCAACAATCGCCTTTTTTGAATCGAAAGAAAATGGACGGTTATTCTAAGTTTAGTTTTCCTGTTTTAAATCAGTTCACAACCAATATTGATATGTTTTAGAATTGTATTACTTTTCTTTGCTCTATATGCTTTTCCATAACGTCATCAAAATAATTTACCcatttttttatcttattGCAAACAGGCCACAAATCATCAGTAAATTACTTTGCAGCTTTGATTTAATGTTCGTAtctacaggcggtccccgagatacacggtacctcttatacgcggatttggagatacgcggttttctacatttgacagttctttgagcaaattgtactgatttgacacatccattgtgaaataccaaataatttccgtattgatcggatgtaaaataccatttgaaaaggtttaaaactgttcaattcattagaaacatatcaaataattaatttggtggctaaaaccacgaaccacttgcaaaattgcacgaaaattagtgatattttggctggaaatcacgagattcgacttacgcggaaattcgagatacgcggtattttgcggccgttttcggtccccaataaccgtgtatctcggggaccgcctgtattcacaaaaatatgttccTGACCCGACTCAGTGTGGAAACAATCCCCACAACCCGGCCAAACCGATATGCACCTCGGTCCCTCTAGCCATGTTTTGTGTTATCTATACTTGCGAATATTTTCGCTAATCTCCTGATAAGGCAATGATCGAACGCATCCGTGCAAAACGCATACAAACCGGTTTGGCAACGTGTGTGCTAAATCTGTACTCCGATAAGAAACCAATTAAGATAAGGCCAATTATTTAGAGTGGATGCGATTTCAACGCATATGAATGCCGCCGGTGCAATTCAAAACTTAAACGCAGTAGAGCTCCCCCTTACGCTGTCCCTCTATCGAACCGATTCAAAACTATTCATCTGTCAAACCGCATCACGGACCGACTGACGTACGGAATCTTTCTGCTCGCAATCGCAATTGTCCATTTTTGCTCCGCCAGTGAAGTGTCGGACTATTTTTCACTCCTAAAGTTGTACTTTTCTGCAAGCGCAAGAAAACCCATATCCTCGGCAAGATGCAGGGACTAACGATGGCTAGTTTGAAGAAAAACCCAGCGGTAGGTAATCGTACTGGCGTGATGTGTGAAAATTGCGACCTTATTGGTCCATTTTGTGTGGTTACGTCACGAGTGTTTGTTGGAAGGGCACGATATGGATGGCGTGAAAAATGGTTCTGCCCAGttcctcttgtttttttccttcttcttcttctgctggtCACAAGTGCTTACTAATCACTTTCATCCCCCCGCCCCCTTTCCTTTCCGCAGCTGATCCCGCTGTACGTGTGTATCGCGATGGGTTCGGCTGGAGCCGTCTTCTACACCCTTCGTCTGGCGCTGAAGAGCCCCGAAGTTACCTGGAGCCGCAAGAACAACCCCGAGCCATGGGAGGAATACCGGACCAAGCAGCATAAGGTGACCCGTCGCGTTGCGTTATATAAATGTGTGGTGCAGCAATTTCAAAACGATCCACTCTCCCCGCGGTGACCCCGGCTGTCCCGCGAAGGAGGAGGCTCTATTTTCGTTTGAAGCGACCACTTATAATTAGATGGAACCGTTCGCTCTGGTTCGGAAGGTTGTAAACAAATGCACTGATATCGACCGTCTTTCCACTTTCCACTCTCGTGTACAGTTCTACTCTCCGGTCAGGGATTACTCCAACATTAGCAGCCCGGCCCCGAAGTACACCGACTAAAGTGTCAGCATATTGTCAGCCACCGAACAGGCGCCACCGGCTATAGAATGGGGACGGGGAATCACCACTCTAATATATACCCTAGCATCAATAAAACTGGCCGCGGAACGACAACACCGGACGCCCATTCTCCCTCCCCTATAGTAGTGCAGATGTATTATTTGTCATTTGAGCAGCCGCTGGAAAAGACTCAAAGGATAAACGGAATTCGATCGACTAATTGGAACACATTTAGCACGCAGTGATAAAGCGCATACTTTGGATAAACAACATCCCATCCCAAAACAACAAGACACGGGACGATTGGTGCTTATTCTAGTTTGGTTGGCAGTTAGAACTTCTTATTTGTAAATATGGTCCAAtctgtatgggtgtgtgtgtgtgtggtgaaacGGAACCAATTGCGCGGCAAATAAAATCTGCTGATTTTGAAAACCAAGCCGGTGACGGAGCGATGTAAACGTTTATTTGCGGTGGCCATCTATTTTCGGCTATGGATGATTATTGTCTGGCATTGTTGTTCGCTGCCTTACTTTGAACGATTTGGTAAACAAGCAAGTTCGATGCCCGCGCACCTTGCACTTGTGAGATTTCTAGCACCACCATAACACGACGATCGAGAGTTGATGTGTTTGAAGTGAACTTAATTTCAAGATAAGGGTGCATTTCAGTTATTGGAACTAGGAGCACACGCGATCTATTGCGACTGCCCAAACTAGGCGTCCGCCTGTGATCCCCGTGTGAAAAATGACGGTCCCATCTCTCTGAACTACATTTTCATCTTGTGCCTTGTCCAGTTGAGGATCTTTTAATCAACCTTCCCGCTGGACGCTACATTCTTGTGACTGCTTAGAGCCTTCACTGCTTGCAAATGTGGAGTAATGTATAAAAAAGCAAGCTACAATGAGTTTACCTTACGATCGATACGAAAGAAATGCAATGCACTGATGACCCTGCAAAGCGTAAAGGAGACTATCCTGGATAATAAGGCAACTAAGGGATTGGAAAGCAAGGATTATAACGACAGCTTTTGAATCAGAATCGAATATATAAAACGAAAGAAATGCATGCAGTTGAAGATGCATTAGTTGATTTCAACCAATCAGTATCAGTCGGATTGGCAATGTTTGGTAAAGAAGTCTAGCAAGCCCGCGTAGGGTTAACATGTTCCCTCTCATTTCACCAAGAGAAAGAACCTACCCAATAAGATCGGCTAGCTGATAAAAAGAGACCAAATTAACCATCTTGCCACAAGCAAGTACGACAACTTATTTAGAATATATTAAAGCAGTTAAAGAACTTTGACATTATCAGTGTTGAAGTAGTCCAGATTATATTctcataaattatattataatGACAAGATAATCATTAAAAATGCCGATAAATCTCGtaaatgtccttgaaattcaaaatcatagaaaaatatattttgttcATGGGCATGTCTTAACTGTCCTCATGATAGGACGAATCTTTGCCACAAGCACTGCCTAAGCTATCGCAGCTctctttattttcattttggatTGTCCCAATCAATTCCGTGAGTATCCCGTTTTGGATGAGGAGAAATGAAAACGAATTCTCACTATAGTGAGTATAAAACGCTTAAACGAATTTGCTGCGTTAAATATTTCagtttattttcatcaactgaatgattttttaaatgctaTGAATCGCAGTGTGATTTATGTTACTAAATTTAGCaacgaaaaataataaatctaTCCTAGTCCAATAAATTGTAGTaagagcaacaaaaactaATCCTGGTTCTACAGATGCGTTGGTCGATTCTTTTGCTATTTCGGTTTTTTCTAGCTATTTAAGTTTTTCTAGCTTACCTTACCTTTGAAATAATTGACGAATTTATGTACAAAAATTGGTTGAAATTCCAACCTACAAACGATCGTGAACTATCACCATGTGAGTGAATCGAGGATCGTGAACAAATCATGTGAATTGTTGTAGGGATTTGCAGGCTGGGTCATTAGCCCCAGGTAAAGCAGCAGGCAGTGAGTCGGCGGCCTTCTCACCCATCGCTTCCAGTGAGCAGAGAGTGAGCCATCGCATTACCGCTCAGTTCACCGAACCGCTCTCACCATGCGTGCAAGGGAGCAAGAGAGCCTGCATCCCTAGCCTGCTGCGTGTGTAAGCAAGGCAGAGTAGCGCGTGCGAGACGAAAACGGAGACTCGTGTTGCTTGCTCAAACCGTCCTCCCCTCCTTTCAAATGCGAATGCGCTATGCGCCAAGAGCATGCTGGTCGCTCGCGCCGTGGTGCGCGGTTGTGTTTTCTCTGACCCCTCGAAGCGTGCGGACGTGCGTGTCGTCGTTCCGGCAAAAACTACATCCGCTACCCGCACGCTCGCTTCTTTCTGCTGGCACCCTGAACTCTGAAACATTCAAACGGTACGGTACCAACATAAGAACGGCTCTGTGTGTGCATTTAGTGTTACTTCTTCAGATTGCATTAGCTCAAAAGAATTGACCGTTTATCTTGTGCCATCCATCGGCATACAAACGTGTGCCCGCGTGTAAGTGTTGCAAAGCAGTCACAAGAAAGTGCAGCGTTTGAAAAGGAggaaaaccaaaaatcaaaaccaaagaGAGTGAAGACACCAGTAACAGGGGTGGGGCTAGGGAAACGGGGTAGAAAAAGGAAGTTCTGCGTCAACCGCACCCTTCAGTTACGGCAGAAACGGAGAAGGAAGGATGACCCGCACTACACCCGCCCATTGCAGCCGCCGTAGGTGACATTCTTTGCACACATTTTTCGCATTGTCTCTCGAGCGAACGCTTCGCGCATTTATGCTAGCGCGCCCGGGCTGTTTTGTGTTGCGGCCGTCTTCCACAGTACCCGAATCCGGGGTTGGGAGGAAGCGAAACGGAACGCGCGTGCAGTTGCGACAGCGGAAGTTTGCCGTTTGATaagaaaagcgaagaaaatgTTGAATCTGTAGGCGCAAAGCAGGCAGGCGCACGGCCCGTTTCGTAGCAACGCACAAAGTGCCAAAGTAACGCAACATACGGCGAACCAGAGTAGGTTTGTGGCGGGTGCAAAGTGTTGTGAGCAAGGATAGTTGGCCGCAAAACGGGGCCTTTCCCTAGGGGTGGCAAATATAAcaagcctttttttttgtttgtatttggtTGCAGTGAATTTTACAGTGGTGAAAATTCAACgctagagtgtgtgtgtgtgtttctgtgtgacagtgagtgcgtgtgtgtgtgttatatgAGCAGTTTGGTGTGAAAATTTGCTCGTCCTTTTGGGCAAGTGCAAACAAGGAAAATTCGCCTCTGTGTTCCGACCCGTGCAGATGTAGGGCAGGGCACATTGGGCTCGGGCACCATCGTTTTATGCTCCTTgagggtgtttgtgtgtgtggtgtaagtgtttgtgtgtgtgtgtgtgtgtgctccgcTGCCACCCAAAATGTGTGTCcctgctgtgtgtgcgcgtcaGTGTGCCGTTGCTGCGGTGCGTGCCCGATAGTGAAGGGGCGAGGGCGACGAGCGCGACGGTTGTGTGTGGTGAGCAGTGGGCAGGGTTTCGTGTGCGCACCCCTGCACGGGTGCTGGCTCGCGTCCAGGATCGGGGCGGCGGGTACCAACCTCCCAACCACCGTGTGCCAGACATCCTTGTCCATCCTTGTAGGCAAAACAGAAAAGCTCACCAATACACAGGGAGCGTGGAAATCTGTCGCTGACGCACACAGGGCCCTagttcgcgtgtgtgtgtgtgtttgtgcatcgAACATCTCTTTCGTATTATCCgattgaaagaaaaacaataggCGCATCGTTTCGTTTGGCGACAGTTGCTCACTAGCCAGACGGCAGCAACACAGCGTCCCACCATCCCCTTGGGAAAATCTGTTCCACACCCAACGTTTCTTCCCGTGTCGCTGCAATACACACGCATAAAAACATGGCCGTTCCAGTGTTTCTTGAAGGTATGGTACTATCGCGCATATTCgcaaacttttttgtttttatatttttttcctataaTGCTTAATTAAACGTAAACCGTAATGAAGGAGAAGATAATTAAATTAACGTGCATTACACTAACATGCACCCGACATTGGAATTAAAATTAAGTGTTTTGTCTGAGATTAAAATCCTTGCTTTGTTCGAAGCACCGAAAAAAGGGCACACGAAATGGACAAATATTCGTGACGAAAGTCAGAAAGAACGTTAAATATTCTAGATACAGGgtcaacaccaacaacaccaaaaaaccGTGTAACACACCCAGTAAAGTTAGCGCAAGCAGCATACACACTGCGGCGGCACACTTATACACCTAAAGCCTGTGCGTTTTTCCCGTATCAATTTCGTCCCTAGTTTTGCCTGTTTTTCCATTCTGCGCGTAACACCATCCCCCCCAATGGTTCTGGGGTGTGTGTTATCTCGCTTCTACTTCGCGGCACCGTGTGCCCACCTCACGTGAGGTATCGGGCCATCTCTCCGCAAGCGTCAGACATTCGACAGAACGGAAAACGGGTTGGGTCCGAAATTTTCCTGCTGTGTTTGATGCACATCTCTTATTTTTTTACCACGCGATCATATCGAaccgtctgctgctgctttttcgCGATTGAAGAAGCTCGGTTTCCCCTTTACCTGGATGTGGGCGCTGGCCAGGAGTACAGGAGCCGCCCCGGAAGCCTCGCGATTCGCACTTACGCACACGGTGGAGAGGACCGCACCGGTGTCACGGTTGGGTGAGATTTCGGGGCAGTGCCACGGACCGTATCCAGGCGTAAATCATCGCGATTTGATTAGATTGACCTTGAGTGGGGGATGTGGGAGAGCCTCGTTTCTGGGGGATTCGTTCCCCCCGGGGGTTTAGAAGGCGAGGGAAGGTGAACAGTTTTTCTGATTTATTCATCGGCACCGAAAGGAGTAAAAACTCCTAAAAAGGCGGGGAATGAGGACTGCTAGAATTTAgaacagcaaagcaaacagcaaaaatgcGCTAAAAGGGACGAAAATAATCATCAATTAATTTACACCATTTTGTTGCCACTGGCCACAGTTGAACACACGGGGGCGAGACCTTATCGTCGACTGGTTCGGAAACGGAACCATAAAAATGATTGGCTAAAGAAAATGCACGAGCGCGCATTGGGAAATGGGTGGACTTTTAATTTGGTCTTATTGTTTTCTGAGGGCTTTTTAGCAACTTGAAGTTGGTTATCTCCTCAACAAACCATCAACATTAAGGGGGGTTTTTTGTCTTAGCTTTTCATATCAATATTTTGATTAACACAAACGCTTTTTCCCCACGAAATATGGTTACGTTTGTTCGACTACTGCTGTTTCGGTACAATATATAAACCAACTGTAAtttgatactttttttttaatatatgtAAAAAAACCCAATTCTCCTTTTTACCTCCTTTATTCTACACACACCAACTAAACAAACTTCCGCTGGGATGCATTGGCTCCGTAACGCatcaaaaattgaattaaacacATCCTTTTGCGGGTCGTACATCCGCAACGGAGCGTTCGAATGGACACAATATCACCCCTTTCCCGAACGAACGATTGACCCTCTGGAGGATTTGGGTACCTTTTTGTTGGGATCCGATAGAGGCTACAGCTACACACGGTTTGGGTGTCCGaggcacacacagaaaaagggACCGTACACTCGAAACAAAGATAGAAAGGTATAATATATGTATTTAAATGACTCGGTAGCGCTTCCTCACTTCCGGAcggatgtgtgtgcgtgtgtgtatgcgtcaAATATTAAACGCATCGGTCGTTTCGAGTGCCCCTTCAAAGACGTTTGAACAGTTTTGAGCCTGTCAAGAGAATCGAGTTCTACAATGTGATCGGACTTCGGCCGTTCGCCTGGCCAACCGAAGCAGTTCTTAGACTGCACTTTCTAAGACTGCGGTGATGGgcttaataaataaatatacacTTCGCGGCTCCGTTCGTTGCCTTCCACGCATCGCGAGAGATTGCAGCGAAGAGCATCACCGACTGGGGAGAGCTGAgcggaacaaacaaacaagcgacACGGCcggaaataataaatttgcGTGCAAAGTGCATCGACGAGTGCAATGTTTTTGATTGCCTCTTCCCTCTTCCTCTCACTGTCCGTCGCTTGCCTATCCCACCCCAGACGGGCTCTCGGGAAACGGATTGTTCTTGGGCGACGCAGTAAGCCAATACTAAATTAAGCGCAACGAGAACAAATAAGCAGACGTTGTGCACAGACATTGGCCGCAGCAGAGCGGCAGCTGAAAGGATTTGTACCGAAAGCAGTCCCTCCCATCATAGCATATGCACTCGGTCTCGGGTGCAGGTCCACATTTGTCGGCCGAAAAACAGAAGCAGCTGGTCTGTGTCGCGATGGCAAGCTATTATGAGAaaagattcttcttcttcttcttcttcttgcctCTGTTTCATCATGctgcgcgcacgcacacacaaacaccactgTACGGTTAGTCCTTTTTTGGTGCTGAAGCAGCTATCAAAGCGCATCAATACATTCACACCGTGTGTTGCGCGCATACAAACACGTGCCAGTGCAACGGTGAGGAGCGCACGTGCGCATGCACGCGATACAGCGACGACCTGGCAGCTGTCAAAGTTGGGCAgcgaacacacaaacaaagcgGCCCCGATGTGTGTATTGGGAAGGGCTCACATAAACACATTCGAATCAAACACCAATACTAAGAAGAGACgatgaggacgacgacgacgacgaagaggCTGGAAAAACGGACCGATGGGGGTGGATTAAGTTTGGAAAGCTGCCTTTCTTCCTGCTCGATTTTGCTTCATCATTCAGCTCAGTTGCTAGCAACGCCCGACCTCCATCGAGCACGgagaatgtaaacaatgtgGGCGATTCTTCTTTTACTTCGCAAGGGATTAAGAAAGAAattgttgtgtttctttttttttattctgctgGAGGCATTCAATGCAAAGAATGGAGCAGAGAATATCCTTTTTTACCAGACGCTTAATCAGCAGGGTGTGACGTAGAATGGAATAAAATGGGACAGATAAGAGAAGAGGCAGGGACGTGCTAACAACGGGAGCTGCCAGCACTGGTGCCTGGTGCATTCGTGTGCATGTATTTGTGTCTGTGTAGAGGTTTATCTCCCTGTCATGgcatatcttttttttatcggcTGAGATAGACCGACAGGACGACAACAGATGGAGAATGGGAGAAAAGCTGAATGCAGTGGTGAGCAAAAGCCAAATGAAACCAATCGTCACAGATTAATAGCGTAATCTCAGGCTAAATCATATATGATGTgttggaaaagagagagaaacataCATCTATTGCAtgttaaaatgaaacaaataacgttttgttgagattttttaatcataataatatttGTAACTTGCATTTTGAGTTAAATAACtacaaatatttacaaaaaaaataatataataaaatgtattgtactttttaaatgtaaacaacatgTGCGCAAAACGGCCTTTAAACCTTTCCTACTGaatgaagaaacaaaatcaaatgtttCACCTTAGATTACTAACACCGAGCATTCACTGTTTTCAATGTGAACAGCGCATTATTCAAAACtttgcgagatgtttttctACAGCTGTCATTATTTGTGACAGCCCGGTTGCTAAAAACATCTTGCGAATTTTGAATAATTCCGTTAACATTACAATCTGACCCAGCATACTGTGCAAAACAAAGATAGCAAGATAACAATATGTTATCATTATGTATAGGCATGCTCTTGTACAATGACTTATCTG encodes the following:
- the LOC1279744 gene encoding NAD(P)H-hydrate epimerase, with translation MLLRVIKRNCALFSRVQTVRHSNKHILTTARAHYGTMKYLNQQEAISVDEELFKEYKFSVDQLMELAGLSCAHAIADAYSPDSLISTKVLICCGPGNNGGDGLVAARHLSLMSFVPYVYYPKRTDKELFKNLQHQAESMGITVSVDCPAGEWVEAEFGLIVDALFGFSFKPPVRESFRPIMEVLQKTKLPIVSVDIPSGWDVELGPQTDCDITPDCLISLTAPKLCAKHLVNAKHYLGGRFVPGKVEEKYAMNLPAYKGRDLFVRLC
- the LOC1279745 gene encoding cytochrome c oxidase subunit NDUFA4 isoform X2, giving the protein MQGLTMASLKKNPALIPLYVCIAMGSAGAVFYTLRLALKSPEVTWSRKNNPEPWEEYRTKQHKFYSPVRDYSNISSPAPKYTD
- the LOC1279745 gene encoding cytochrome c oxidase subunit NDUFA4 isoform X1 — translated: MQGLTMASLKKNPALIPLYVCIAMGSAGAVFYTLRLALKSPEVTWSRKNNPEPWEEYRTKQHKVTRRVALYKCVVQQFQNDPLSPR